In one window of Vallitalea okinawensis DNA:
- a CDS encoding ATP-binding protein, whose product MKELSLHLLDIAMNSVRGEATKIDIDVMEKPSINIFEFSIKDNGKGIDKEMLHQIKNPFTTSRTTRKVGLGISLMDSTCKLCDGTFDISSEQGVGTKVVATLAYNHIDRPPLGDIATSLMGLFASYDQILFKYKHSYEDNTFLLDLDEIKKVLDGMPLSHPDVYQWTLNYINENINDLKKESDNKLTKTTLDKTK is encoded by the coding sequence ATGAAGGAACTTTCATTACATCTTTTGGATATAGCAATGAATAGTGTGCGTGGGGAAGCAACAAAAATTGATATTGACGTTATGGAAAAACCCTCTATCAATATTTTTGAGTTTAGTATCAAAGATAATGGTAAAGGAATCGATAAAGAAATGCTCCATCAGATTAAAAATCCCTTTACAACTAGCCGTACAACTCGAAAAGTCGGCTTAGGCATTTCATTAATGGATAGTACATGTAAGTTATGTGATGGGACGTTTGATATCTCAAGTGAGCAAGGTGTTGGCACAAAAGTTGTCGCTACATTAGCTTATAATCATATTGATCGTCCACCTCTAGGGGATATAGCCACCTCATTAATGGGGTTGTTTGCATCATATGATCAAATACTCTTTAAATATAAACATTCCTACGAAGATAATACATTTTTACTTGATTTAGATGAGATAAAAAAAGTATTAGACGGAATGCCTCTAAGTCATCCTGATGTTTATCAATGGACATTGAACTATATTAATGAGAATATTAACGATCTAAAAAAAGAATCTGATAATAAATTAACAAAAACTACCTTGGATAAAACTAAATGA
- a CDS encoding DRTGG domain-containing protein, translating to MTVRELVDKLDLKVIAGQGGLDKEIEGGFVGDLLSVVMGKAKKGDVWVTIQSHINIIAVATLVEISCIIISEGYKLDLDAEAKANDEDIPIITVGDSSYEMTKKLSNLGI from the coding sequence ATGACTGTTCGAGAACTTGTTGACAAGTTAGACTTAAAAGTTATTGCTGGTCAGGGAGGATTAGATAAAGAGATTGAAGGCGGTTTTGTTGGGGATTTATTAAGTGTAGTAATGGGCAAGGCAAAAAAGGGCGATGTTTGGGTGACTATTCAAAGCCATATCAATATTATTGCTGTAGCTACGCTAGTTGAAATATCCTGCATCATTATATCAGAAGGATATAAACTTGATTTAGATGCTGAAGCAAAAGCTAATGATGAAGATATTCCTATTATTACTGTAGGAGATTCATCCTATGAAATGACAAAGAAATTATCCAATTTAGGAATTTAG
- a CDS encoding [Fe-Fe] hydrogenase large subunit C-terminal domain-containing protein: MGEYLPSVKLIDKKCIGCTDCIKRCPTEAIRVRNGKAQITNEKCIDCGLCIKVCRNKAKQATTDSIDDIKRLPFKYKVAIPAPTLYSQFKNITNINIILTAVKELGFDEVYEVAYAADLVTRETIRYINNEKFDKPIISSACPAIVRLIQIKYPTLIQNILPFISPMELMARVAKEHLIKKGIKGKDIGVFFITPCAAKATNVRSPQVVDYSYVDGVIALRDIYAKMLTLIKQIKAAPERIEVLRQSTLKGINWARSGGESEALGLDNIISVDGIENVKTILDNVENGKLENVDFIEGLACTGGCLGGPLTVENCFVAKNRMRKILQCADDNCLLRDINFEHGELNIRWESPLQPQSVLKLDDDINVALAKLEEIEKIFLTLPKIDCGSCGAPTCNALAEDIVMGNAVIEDCIFMLRKKVREMAEEMVNLSEKLPATFQQDE; the protein is encoded by the coding sequence ATGGGAGAGTATCTTCCTTCTGTTAAACTGATTGATAAGAAATGTATTGGTTGTACAGATTGTATTAAGCGTTGTCCAACAGAAGCGATACGTGTCAGAAATGGAAAAGCTCAAATTACCAATGAGAAGTGTATTGACTGTGGTCTGTGCATAAAGGTCTGTAGGAATAAGGCGAAGCAAGCAACAACAGACTCAATTGATGACATCAAGCGATTACCTTTTAAATATAAAGTAGCGATACCTGCGCCAACCTTATATAGCCAGTTTAAAAACATTACTAATATCAATATTATTTTAACAGCTGTGAAAGAACTAGGGTTTGATGAAGTATATGAAGTGGCATATGCTGCTGATTTAGTTACCAGAGAAACAATTCGTTACATTAATAATGAAAAATTTGACAAACCAATTATATCATCTGCATGCCCGGCAATAGTAAGGCTTATTCAGATCAAGTATCCTACTTTAATTCAAAATATACTGCCTTTTATTTCGCCTATGGAATTGATGGCACGTGTAGCAAAAGAACATCTTATAAAGAAAGGGATTAAGGGAAAAGACATCGGCGTATTTTTCATTACACCATGTGCAGCTAAAGCCACTAATGTACGTTCACCACAAGTTGTGGATTATTCATATGTTGATGGCGTTATAGCTTTGCGGGATATTTATGCAAAAATGTTGACCTTGATCAAACAAATAAAGGCAGCACCTGAAAGAATAGAGGTTTTACGCCAAAGTACACTTAAAGGTATTAACTGGGCAAGGTCTGGTGGAGAAAGTGAAGCACTTGGACTTGATAATATTATTTCTGTAGATGGTATTGAAAATGTTAAAACCATTTTAGATAACGTAGAGAATGGTAAACTTGAGAATGTTGATTTTATTGAAGGGTTAGCCTGCACTGGTGGATGCCTAGGCGGTCCGTTAACAGTTGAGAATTGCTTTGTAGCAAAAAATAGAATGCGGAAGATTTTACAATGTGCTGATGACAACTGCCTTTTAAGGGATATTAACTTTGAGCATGGTGAGTTAAATATACGCTGGGAATCACCATTACAACCTCAGTCAGTGCTTAAGTTAGATGATGATATCAATGTCGCATTAGCCAAACTAGAGGAAATAGAAAAAATATTTCTTACATTACCAAAAATCGATTGTGGTTCTTGTGGGGCACCTACTTGTAATGCTTTAGCTGAAGATATTGTTATGGGGAATGCAGTTATAGAAGATTGTATATTTATGTTGCGTAAGAAAGTTAGAGAAATGGCTGAGGAGATGGTCAATTTATCTGAAAAACTTCCAGCAACATTCCAACAAGATGAGTAA
- a CDS encoding ATP-binding protein, translated as MKRHYKVDGEQMTLAGEASSDMKKLLMQLGFTNQLIRKVSVAMYEAEINMVIHANGGDIDIEITPKEVVIHLKDEGPGIADIGLAMQEGYTTASNVAREMGFGAGMGLPNMKRYSDELHINSELGKGTEVKMFFYL; from the coding sequence ATGAAGCGACATTACAAGGTTGATGGTGAGCAAATGACCTTAGCAGGAGAAGCTTCAAGTGATATGAAGAAACTTCTTATGCAGTTAGGATTTACTAATCAATTGATTAGAAAAGTATCTGTAGCTATGTATGAAGCCGAAATTAATATGGTCATTCATGCTAATGGCGGAGATATTGATATAGAAATAACACCAAAGGAAGTGGTTATTCATTTGAAGGACGAAGGTCCTGGAATTGCTGATATAGGTTTAGCCATGCAAGAAGGGTACACGACTGCTTCAAATGTAGCGAGAGAAATGGGATTTGGAGCTGGAATGGGGTTACCTAATATGAAGAGATATAGTGATGAACTTCATATTAATTCAGAATTAGGAAAAGGAACCGAGGTTAAGATGTTTTTCTATCTTTAG
- a CDS encoding TIGR01212 family radical SAM protein (This family includes YhcC from E. coli K-12, an uncharacterized radical SAM protein.), whose translation MPRLYRKYSDYLKEKYGEKVYKLPINLPISCPNRIKGNGCSFCGDKGAGHESLSNRLSVSEQIKTNRDYISKRYKAKKFIAYLQNYSNTYMPLEQFMNYIIACKSDGVVEIAISTRPDCINEDYLMFLDQFRHENKIEISIELGLQTVNYKTLEKINRGHTLAEFIDAVLRIKKYNFDVCAHVIMNLPWDDEDDIIEGAKIISALGIQAVKCHSLYIVKGTEMADQYVRNEIEIINCESFKRRIILFLEHLDPEIVIQRIMARAPEEETLFANWGRSWWIIKEEIEEEMVKNDTYQGKKFNYLNGKALKGEAVPF comes from the coding sequence ATGCCAAGACTTTACCGTAAATACTCAGATTATTTAAAAGAAAAATATGGTGAGAAAGTTTATAAGCTACCAATTAATTTACCAATCAGTTGTCCAAATCGTATCAAAGGTAATGGTTGTAGTTTTTGTGGCGATAAAGGGGCTGGTCATGAAAGTTTATCCAATCGATTGAGTGTTAGTGAGCAAATTAAAACAAATCGAGACTATATTAGTAAACGTTATAAAGCTAAAAAGTTTATAGCTTATCTGCAAAATTATTCCAACACATATATGCCTTTGGAACAATTTATGAATTATATTATTGCATGTAAATCTGACGGGGTCGTTGAGATAGCCATATCAACACGTCCTGATTGTATTAATGAAGATTATCTCATGTTTTTAGATCAGTTTAGGCACGAGAATAAGATTGAAATTTCTATTGAATTGGGTCTACAAACTGTTAACTATAAAACATTGGAGAAAATTAATAGAGGTCATACCCTAGCGGAATTCATTGATGCGGTATTGCGAATAAAAAAATATAATTTTGACGTATGCGCCCATGTTATCATGAATTTACCTTGGGATGATGAAGATGATATCATTGAAGGGGCTAAAATTATTTCAGCGTTAGGTATTCAAGCTGTTAAGTGCCATTCCTTATATATTGTAAAAGGGACAGAAATGGCAGATCAGTATGTAAGAAATGAGATTGAGATTATAAACTGTGAAAGTTTTAAAAGGCGAATTATATTATTTTTAGAGCATCTAGATCCAGAGATTGTTATTCAAAGGATCATGGCAAGAGCACCTGAAGAGGAGACTCTATTTGCAAATTGGGGGAGAAGCTGGTGGATCATAAAAGAAGAAATTGAGGAAGAGATGGTAAAGAATGATACCTACCAAGGTAAAAAATTCAATTATCTCAATGGAAAGGCATTAAAAGGGGAGGCAGTACCCTTTTAA
- a CDS encoding DUF378 domain-containing protein: MNTRPLDAVALTILIIGCINWGLVGFFDFNLIDAIFGNWVWISRVIYAVVGIAGIYAFTFFGRLASDSQGNIE; encoded by the coding sequence ATGAATACAAGACCACTCGATGCTGTAGCTTTAACTATATTAATAATTGGATGTATCAACTGGGGTTTAGTTGGCTTTTTCGATTTTAATCTAATTGATGCAATCTTTGGAAATTGGGTCTGGATTTCAAGAGTAATTTATGCTGTTGTTGGTATCGCAGGTATTTATGCTTTCACTTTCTTTGGTAGACTTGCCTCAGATTCACAAGGTAATATAGAGTAA